The genomic stretch GTAAAGATACGCTGCTGACTGTCCAACTTAAAAACGATAATACATTGGAAGAAATCGTTGTCCTTTCTGATAAAATGGAAACAGGCTTTCAAAGTAGCCGTATGGGAGCAAACAATATACCTTTGACACATATTAAAAATACCCCTGCTTTACTGAGTGAGGCAGATGTATTAAAATCAATCCAGCTTCTGCCCGGTATACAAGGAGGTATAACCGGTACCAGTGGCCTGTATGTACGTGGAGGAAGTCCCGATCAGAATCTTTATCTGCTAGACGGTGTACCCTTATATAATGTGGACCATACACTAGGTATTCTCTCCATCTTTACCCCAGAATCGGTCAAGAAAGTCGATTTGTATAAAAGCAGTTTTCCTGCCCGTTACGGAGGAAGACTGTCCTCCGTCATTGATGTACGCACTAACGATGGAGATATGAGGAATTATCACGGCAGTCTGACCATCGGGCTGCTGACTTCCCGAATGCACTTTGAGGGTCCTCTATGGAAAGACCGGACATCATTTATTATTTCTGCCAGACGCAGTTATGCCGATTTAATTATCAAGCCTTTCATGGATAAAGATACGAAAGGAGGTTACTACTTATATGATATCAACACAAAACTAAATCATCGATTCAGTGACCGTGACCGCCTGTTTTTCTCCTTTTATCATGGCAAAGATCATGCCAGCTTTACAAATACTTCTTCTTATTACTTTGAAGAAGAAAAGGAGACAGACACAAGAGAGAGACAAGTCATGGCTTGGGGAAGTACATTAGGGGCATTACGTTGGAACCACATAGTCAGTAATCGTCTGTTCCATAACATCACCCTATCCTATAACCGTTTCCGATTCAATATAAAAAACAATTTCACGTCCGCCAACAAACACCTTGACAGCCAATATTATTCCGGTATAGAAGATTGGGGATTAACATCTGACTTCGACTTTCATCCATCCCCCTCCCATTTCATCAAATTCGGAGGAAACTATCTCTACCATACGTTCCGCCCCGAAACCCAACATACATTTGTGCACTCTCCGAATGAACAAGAACAACCTGATAAAACATACACCATCGGAGGAAATGAAGCGACACACTCACACGAAATTTCCCTTTATGTAGAAGATGATTTCAAATGGAACGAACAATGGAAAACAAATATAGGCGCACATTTCTCACTCTTCCAAGTACAAAAGCACACTTATGCCTCCTTGGAACCTCGCATTACCGTTAGTTTCAAAACCAGTCCCAACCTTACTTTCAAGGCGGCCTATACCCACATGACACAATATGTACATTTACTTTCTTCATCCAATCTCTCTCTCCCCACTGATCTATGGGTACCGGTCACACAGAAGATCCGCCCGATGCGAGCATGCCAATTTTCTATCGGGGGTTACTATACAGGTATTCAAGGATGGGAGTTTTCTGTAGAAGGCTATAGCAAAATAACGAAAAACGTATTGGAATACAAAGATGGTAATACTCTAGTCGGTAATTCCATTCATTGGGAAGAGAAAGTAGAAATGGGCAAAGGACGCAATTTCGGCATAGAATTCATGCTGGAAAAGAAAACCGGACGTACTACCGGATGGATAAATTATACTTTGGCTAAAGCCGACCGTATATTCAGTAAAGGAAATGTAAATGGAGGGAAACGTTTTCCCTATAAATACGACAGACGCCACTCCGTGAACATCACGATAAACAGGCGCCTCAACAAAAAAGTATACATGAGCGCTTCTTGGATTTACGCTTCAGGAAATACTGCCACCCTGCCCAAAGAGAAAGCAACCATCATTCTCCCCGAAGGAAGCTATGGATGGGGACATATGGGAAATACAGGCAACGGGGTTGTTTTTCCCATTGAATATAGCTCTTCTCGAAATAACTACCGTCTGCCCGCCAGTCATCAGTTGAATCTAGGATTCAACTTTCACAAAAAGACAAAACATGGAGAACGGATTTGGAACGTCAGTATTATGAATGCCTATAACTCTTTGAATCCCAATCATGTATTTATAGATTATTACACGGATGAGCAATCGGAAGGAAAAAAGATTCCTGTGATACAAAAAGTCACTCTCCTTCCCTTCTTACCTTCATTCTCATATACTTATAAATTTTAAGCAATAATGAAAAAAGCACTTTTACTCCTTTCATTTGTTCATTTATTGGCCGCCTGTACCAATGATATAGAAATATTGCCTAATGATGAATCTCAAAAGCTCATCGTCAACGCTCTGATAAACGCAAACAAAACGAACAATGCTATCTTTTTAGCTTTATCCGGCTATCACGAACCCCAAGTAGTAAAAAATGGAATTATTCACCTTTATATCAATAATGTATTATCGGAAACAATTTCGGAATGTACCTATCGTCCTAACAATGATTCACCGTTAGACTATCAAAATTATTTTTACCAGATAAGCAGCCGTTTTAAAACCGGTGATCAAGTACGTATCGAAGTAGAAACCAAAGACGGAAAATATAAAGCGAATGCAGAAGCAACAGTATATGAGCCCATTGAAATTATCAAAGCGGACACCATTGAATCTAATCATTCTCTATCAGAGACTTCGGAAAGCCTTTGGATATATCAAGCAACAAAGTGGAAAATAAAATTACAAACTCCCACCACAAACCATTCCCAATATTACCGGGTCAACATAAAACAAACATATACTTACCACCTTACTAACCGCAAAACTTTACAAGACTCCACTGCTATCTCCACCCAATGGGAATGTAGCGGATATTATGACACTGCATTAATGGACGGAAAACCTGGCACTCCCAACAACTCTGATCCTATCATTAATTTCATCCCCACTATAAACAACTATTATAATGTATTCAATGATGCTTACTTTACCAACAACCAATATACCATGACTTTAGACAGTTGGTATAGTTTCCTATTAGACAATAAACTATATAAAATTAAAAAGATAACTGGAAAAGCTATCATACAATATTATGCCATATCCCCGGCTGAATATCAATATTTACGAGCCGCCAATGCATATGCCGACCATGACAGTAGCAACCTGTTGGAAACACCTGTCATCTTTCCCAATAACATCAAAGGAGGAATAGGTATTTTTGCCATAGAAAATCCGACAGAAACAAGCATTCCTTTAAAATCCATCGAAGATTATTAGAAAGCTTTGCCACTTTCGGATCTCTGTTAAATTATTTATCTTCCAATGAAATCTGAAAAGGAGAAGCCGGTAGTCCGGTTCTATTTTTCAAATTCGCATGAACCGGATTATCATCCCAACCATAACGTACCGTTACAGGATGAGGGATATCTTTATGCCATACCGCCACCTGATTCCCATTAACGACAA from Phocaeicola dorei encodes the following:
- a CDS encoding DUF4249 domain-containing protein, whose amino-acid sequence is MKKALLLLSFVHLLAACTNDIEILPNDESQKLIVNALINANKTNNAIFLALSGYHEPQVVKNGIIHLYINNVLSETISECTYRPNNDSPLDYQNYFYQISSRFKTGDQVRIEVETKDGKYKANAEATVYEPIEIIKADTIESNHSLSETSESLWIYQATKWKIKLQTPTTNHSQYYRVNIKQTYTYHLTNRKTLQDSTAISTQWECSGYYDTALMDGKPGTPNNSDPIINFIPTINNYYNVFNDAYFTNNQYTMTLDSWYSFLLDNKLYKIKKITGKAIIQYYAISPAEYQYLRAANAYADHDSSNLLETPVIFPNNIKGGIGIFAIENPTETSIPLKSIEDY
- a CDS encoding TonB-dependent receptor translates to MISSLYKKHSITFFYLMLLLVFSHSFISAQTPDMPFNIYLKQASLKEFTAKIEQLSEYSFIYGEEVVLKHPITLDLKETPLTTILQTAFIKQDISFEITKHHIILKKTTSLPIKQHFTLNGYVLDEISKETLIGANIYDQQNKQGTITNPFGFFSITLPEGNTELNFSYIGYGSKQIALYLCKDTLLTVQLKNDNTLEEIVVLSDKMETGFQSSRMGANNIPLTHIKNTPALLSEADVLKSIQLLPGIQGGITGTSGLYVRGGSPDQNLYLLDGVPLYNVDHTLGILSIFTPESVKKVDLYKSSFPARYGGRLSSVIDVRTNDGDMRNYHGSLTIGLLTSRMHFEGPLWKDRTSFIISARRSYADLIIKPFMDKDTKGGYYLYDINTKLNHRFSDRDRLFFSFYHGKDHASFTNTSSYYFEEEKETDTRERQVMAWGSTLGALRWNHIVSNRLFHNITLSYNRFRFNIKNNFTSANKHLDSQYYSGIEDWGLTSDFDFHPSPSHFIKFGGNYLYHTFRPETQHTFVHSPNEQEQPDKTYTIGGNEATHSHEISLYVEDDFKWNEQWKTNIGAHFSLFQVQKHTYASLEPRITVSFKTSPNLTFKAAYTHMTQYVHLLSSSNLSLPTDLWVPVTQKIRPMRACQFSIGGYYTGIQGWEFSVEGYSKITKNVLEYKDGNTLVGNSIHWEEKVEMGKGRNFGIEFMLEKKTGRTTGWINYTLAKADRIFSKGNVNGGKRFPYKYDRRHSVNITINRRLNKKVYMSASWIYASGNTATLPKEKATIILPEGSYGWGHMGNTGNGVVFPIEYSSSRNNYRLPASHQLNLGFNFHKKTKHGERIWNVSIMNAYNSLNPNHVFIDYYTDEQSEGKKIPVIQKVTLLPFLPSFSYTYKF